The Erinaceus europaeus chromosome 17, mEriEur2.1, whole genome shotgun sequence nucleotide sequence AGCCCGGCTGCCCTCTGGAGGTGCCCCAGGTGGCCTGCGGGGCGTGGGCACTTCTGTACAAACGTGCCGCTTGGGGGTCTGTTGAGCGGGGGGAGCAGGGATCAGCAGTACCTCGGCACGGATCTCTGGGCTGTGGAGAGGCTCCAAGGTAAAAGGCCAGTACCCCGAGCTCGGAGAAGGGGCTCACAGgatagaaagaaggaggggggtgTGTGATTTGGctctaggtgtctgtctttccctcaggaaccctctcccgagGTAATTATGGTTCAGACCATCCAGTGACGCCCTCACTCCAAAAAGCCAGAGCAATTTCCAGATTCATCGCTCTGTGGAAAAGCAGCCCCGgtggaaaataatgaaaattataaTAACTGCAGGGACTGAGTGCGTATTACGTGCCAGACACATAGCTGATCACTTCACGTTTATTATCCCGTTTAATACTTGTAACCTTAATAGGTAGCTTCTTTTATTACCCCAGGAAAGGAGCTGAGGGCTGACTCCCCAGACGTTAACCTAAACTGAGATCACTCAGCTAGAAAGTGATGTAATCAGGGTTTGAGTCCTACTTTTAGGTCCTGCCTTCAATCACCTGAAAATCCAGTACCTttcatgggggaggggggttatACCTCGACAAATGCCATCTAATAATGAACTCCAGTGAGATGACTGTAGGTTGATCAAAGCCCAGGCAAGTTGCAGTTATCTGTGACAAAAGAGCAAAACTGGGCTTCAAGGAGAACCTGGCGAATGGGctgcccctccccttccccaacaTGCCAGAGAGGGGAGAATGTTGACACATTGTGTCCTCCAGTCAAGGAGCAGGAGGGTGGTGGTTTACCTATCAGGGCACTTTCTGGTTTCATTTTTGGGCTTCAACACCTGTATGCACTAGGGGGCCCTGGGAACCACCAGAGCCTTTTGTCTGCCCATTTGGGTCAGCACAGGTGCTTCTGTGCTTATCAATGAGCCTCAGACACGGTTTGTACTTGCTCTGGAGTTTCTGGCTATGGCTCCCAATCTGAGGTCAAGACAGTTAAGATTTCACAGCTCTTTCTCAAAGGGCAAAAGTTCCTAACCTAAGAAGCCTAGTGTGATCATGGCCTCTACAGCATTCttcaacccccctccccactttttttttttttttaaatcaaagcactgttcagctttggcttacagtggtgctggggatagaacctgggacctacgGTGTCTCAGACAtcaaaggctttttgcataaccattatgctatctccccagcctccatttctctttttagtCGGATAGGGATTCTTCCCAATTCCTTtttcgcttcaccactcatgaagttcccccccctACCccgtagatggggagcaggggcttgaaccctggtccttgtgcactcaactaggtgcactacacCTGGCCCTGATTCTCCCCAATTCCTACTCAAGGCTTGCACATATATTGGTCTCTACCTTGGATACTCTTTACTTCTCCTCTGCTTGTCTTTTCACCCTTCAGTTCTCAGCTTTCGTGCTGacatccccacctccaccccagcccAAGTGAGCTGTCCCTCCTCTGTGCTCCCATAGCTCCCCGTACTTCTGTATCCTAGtacttatcactgttgttgttgcctgGTTACTTGTCTCAATCCCTCACTAGGCCATCAGCACTGTGGGCAAGGGACTGTGTTTTATTCACTGATGTTTCCCTAGGGTCTAACACACTACCTAGCAAAGCACTCAATAATATTTGCTATATGAATGAATGAGTACATGAACATCACCATCCCAACCCCCCTTTAGGCCCTGTGGCCTTAAGCTTCACCACtctattcatcttcttcaccatcCCTAGCTTAATGGGGTAAGTAAGCTTTGGTTCCAGCCTAGGTGAGAAAGAGTGTAGGTAGTCAGAATTATCCCAAAACCAGTGACTTGAGCTCTCTGGTCCCAGCTCTTCTGATTTCATAGGATTTTGATGTGTGATTACACTGAGCATTTACTTCTCTGCCCAGCCCACCCTCCTAGAGTCCCCCCACAAATTGACCTCACTGGGCCTGCTTTTATGAAAGGTTTATTCCTAGTGCTAGGTTCCCATCTGCCAGGACTCTACGCACAATTCAACTGGGTGGGAAGGTGAGGAGAGGCCCATTTGGATGCTGAGCCAGAAACGGAGCTCCCCAATTATCCCTACCCCTTTGGTCCCAGTCCCCTTCTCTGCAATGGACACGCATAGAGGAGGGTCAAAGGGTAGTGGAGGCAGCATAACTGGCCCAGCAGAGCCCACGAAGAGCTGCCATTGGCTGACAGGGCCTTTTGAGACTCTGCCATTGATCAGGGTGCACACCCCCAGAAGCTGGGGATAGGCCTGAGGAGTGGTGCCATTGGCCAGGGAGTGATTCTGTCATAGCCTTTGGCTGTGGAGTGAAAGGTAAATATCTGGGAATGAAGCCCAGTGGGCAGGAAGATAAACAACAGGGCAGCAGCTGCTAGATCTGCAGGCCCTTCCCTACCCACAACAGGGTGGACAGAACTGGTGTCGGGCCCCAGCCAGAGAAAGGGAGCCCAAGCCAGAGGGCAGGTGGCAAGGGATGTCCCGTGTCCAATCTTCCCCACCCTGGGTCTGCCTCTCCCATTGTCCTTGATAGAGGGTTGGACTGGGAGCAGCTCACTGCTCCTCTAGCCAGGAGGGCTTCTCAGCTCCTGGAGGCCGCAGCTTGATGTTGAACTGCTGTAGGGTCTGCTCCAACTGTTTCTGGTTCCCGGCGAAGTAGGCGGACACGGCATTGTGAAAGAGTAGCAGCTGCTTGTGCATCACCTTGATCTGGGGGTCCAGCAGGGCATCTGAGGCTGGACTCATGCCCTTCTTGGGGGGCTATGAGCCGAAGCCCAAACCAAGGGTGCGTGGATTCTTGCTCCAAAGGTGAtttgggaggggggggaggggaggggataaacTCCACCAATGGAGTCAAGTGAGGGGTTAATCTGAGGGGAGGAATGTCACTTAATTTGCTAGGCCTGGGTTCTGGTACCCTAGCTCGGGGTGATGGGTCGATGTTTTTTTTCCCAGTTATGTTCCTGGGACTGATAGTCTTCCTCTCAAAGAAAAGAGTCAGAGATCAAGGGGAGAGTGGTCTGAAGAGGCCCAGGGGTTGAGGGGATTAGAGAAAGCTTAGTTAGTGCTGTagaaggggaggggggctggggtcAAAGGGATGGGGTTAGCACCTTATTTTCTTCCAGGAACTTGAGCTTGATGGCCACATCTCCCCGCAGCTTCTCATATTTGTCCCGATGGGCCTGGAAAGAGGCCTGGGCACTCTCGAGTCGACCGCGCATCCCTGCATCCCGGGGGCCTAGGCTCAGCTCCTCTAAGTCTGTCCGGTAGGCATCGTATTCCAGCctggggaagggggtgagagaggctGTCTCCACCCCCTCCGTCCTTCACATTCTTCTTTCGGAATTCTTGGGCCCCCAATGCTCAAACTTCCACCCATGCCAACCAACTCCCAAACCCCTAGGCCCTACCAAAGCTCACACCTGGCAGCTTCATACTGTTTGACAGTCATGAGTGTGTCTTCCATGGTCTTGGTGACCAATGTGTTGATGCTAGAAACAAAGAAGTTCACAGCCCCTAGAAGTGTCTCTCCATTCTTACACAGCAGCTTCTGCGTCTCTGCATTGTAGCCAAATTCCTCCTGCAAGAAGGGAGGGACAGACCTTGGGCAATAAGCGTTCCTACCTGACTGAAGTTGTGGGGCCCGTCATTCCAGATTGTTAGTGGGGTCACCCTGGAAATGCCTAGGGTAGAATGTGGAGGTGGGGTTCTCGGATAAGGTCAGAAGACTAGAACAGGGAAAGCCAGCGCAGCAGGCAAAAGAGGGGCTCTGATTAGGCTGAGCATCTAAGGCACTTTTCACCAAGGCAGAGAAGGGTTATTCGTGAGGCACCTGGTGTgtctcccccctaccccacctTCTGGATCTCTGTACAAACCCTTAGGTTGCCTTCACAGGTAAGTTCTGCTGGGGGCAGAGCTGGGCTCACCCTGCAGGGGTTCTCCCTCTAGgctgcaggagggagggaggaaggctgaAGGCTGACTGCCTGGGAGGACCTGGGACTAAACCCCCCTCCCAGTGCAACCTCCCCTTCTCCCTTAGGCACCTGAAGCTCTGGGGACTTCTGGCTGAGGTCAGCAAAGGCGTCACCCAGTGCATGCTGGGTCTGTAGCAGGCTGTAGAGGTGGGCCGTCAGTGCCCGGCCTAACTGCAGGACACTCTCATACTTGCGCTTCGTCTCACGCAGTAACTCAATCTGTAGCTCTAACTCTAGGTCCACAGTCCGGGAGCCTCGGCCAAATCGCTCTGATAACAGCTGTTTTGTGCACTGATTGGGAAGTGGGGAACAGGTCAGACTTGAGCACCCTACCTTCCCAACAGGTATCTATCTAAGCATCCCCAGGCGCCGTATCTCCGTCATA carries:
- the ARFIP2 gene encoding arfaptin-2 isoform X1; protein product: MEDKTGWGLGTGVETLTPVPSLAMTDGILGKAATMEIPIHGNGEAGQLPEDDGLEQDLQQVMVSGPNLNETSIVSGGYGGSGDGLIPTGSGRHPSHSATPAGPGDEVARGIAGEKFDIVKKWGINTYKCTKQLLSERFGRGSRTVDLELELQIELLRETKRKYESVLQLGRALTAHLYSLLQTQHALGDAFADLSQKSPELQEEFGYNAETQKLLCKNGETLLGAVNFFVSSINTLVTKTMEDTLMTVKQYEAARLEYDAYRTDLEELSLGPRDAGMRGRLESAQASFQAHRDKYEKLRGDVAIKLKFLEENKIKVMHKQLLLFHNAVSAYFAGNQKQLEQTLQQFNIKLRPPGAEKPSWLEEQ
- the ARFIP2 gene encoding arfaptin-2 isoform X4; this translates as MKPALCLVAMGALVMDSSPQVCCLYLREAGVRELGPLGSGRHPSHSATPAGPGDEVARGIAGEKFDIVKKWGINTYKCTKQLLSERFGRGSRTVDLELELQIELLRETKRKYESVLQLGRALTAHLYSLLQTQHALGDAFADLSQKSPELQEEFGYNAETQKLLCKNGETLLGAVNFFVSSINTLVTKTMEDTLMTVKQYEAARLEYDAYRTDLEELSLGPRDAGMRGRLESAQASFQAHRDKYEKLRGDVAIKLKFLEENKIKVMHKQLLLFHNAVSAYFAGNQKQLEQTLQQFNIKLRPPGAEKPSWLEEQ
- the ARFIP2 gene encoding arfaptin-2 isoform X3, translated to MVSGPNLNETSIVSGGYGGSGDGLIPTGSGRHPSHSATPAGPGDEVARGIAGEKFDIVKKWGINTYKCTKQLLSERFGRGSRTVDLELELQIELLRETKRKYESVLQLGRALTAHLYSLLQTQHALGDAFADLSQKSPELQEEFGYNAETQKLLCKNGETLLGAVNFFVSSINTLVTKTMEDTLMTVKQYEAARLEYDAYRTDLEELSLGPRDAGMRGRLESAQASFQAHRDKYEKLRGDVAIKLKFLEENKIKVMHKQLLLFHNAVSAYFAGNQKQLEQTLQQFNIKLRPPGAEKPSWLEEQ
- the ARFIP2 gene encoding arfaptin-2 isoform X2, giving the protein MTDGILGKAATMEIPIHGNGEAGQLPEDDGLEQDLQQVMVSGPNLNETSIVSGGYGGSGDGLIPTGSGRHPSHSATPAGPGDEVARGIAGEKFDIVKKWGINTYKCTKQLLSERFGRGSRTVDLELELQIELLRETKRKYESVLQLGRALTAHLYSLLQTQHALGDAFADLSQKSPELQEEFGYNAETQKLLCKNGETLLGAVNFFVSSINTLVTKTMEDTLMTVKQYEAARLEYDAYRTDLEELSLGPRDAGMRGRLESAQASFQAHRDKYEKLRGDVAIKLKFLEENKIKVMHKQLLLFHNAVSAYFAGNQKQLEQTLQQFNIKLRPPGAEKPSWLEEQ